A genomic stretch from Chitinophaga agri includes:
- a CDS encoding outer membrane beta-barrel protein codes for MKKYLFFLFSCLSTLSAFPQSVDTSHSGAINGIIWDSAHSIVLRTATVAIYDNKSGNLIAYRLTNNYGEFELNKLPVGQSLQIIASFVGYKTSKKVFEIPVVSGQLAIGKINMAREISQLKEVVIGGPPPPITMNGDTLEFNAGAFKLDPNAQTEDLLKALPGITVWSDGTITVNGREVKSVLVNGKPFFGGDSRVATQNIPKSIVEKVQVYQREKSPNHPSDSTSEINIKLKKGKDRGYFGKLSGGYGSGRHYEGDGSLNIFNSRTQIGVAAATNNVNKVADDINFLLRNNTFKGTGANVEYQSNFNIEGLNKYTSAGAILQHDFIPRPDYYNNNRLTGTYFFKHNDQQLEQETQTTTTLNDSSFYSQLNIVSGHNTKQSQDANVKYDRLRNGNNLKLEANFRNERLNSTSVTSTRILDQYENYLSEYKLSLNDQHHTNDVSVRALFVHKPQSSAGTWLSLYELDYKLNVKTADEENMYISDYKVINNGNQHQNYNRLYNNSDTRIQNNLTFKLPEFGTLFFGHYKFLGISTGLQNETKVVTGHASTNVKDKDSLSKQYAINDYLTNGRHEINYTENAALTFIKKVSHVLSNRYEKYYTYELDLGVQYYNLNSYSDKAFQEFSRSYFHFIPKVDISLFSRAFGEFTNRLNAGFNTIYTYPSVLQLSPLVDSINPNFVMTGNINLKEQRTDQISVSFNHESENGKNTFTYQVMAEAGTARNYFANQSLVDSLGRTIYSLVNANGYRFAVLAGEIRKAFKLQDHQIQLIFSPAGRINHTPGRVNGDLNYYDNLSLVLTPNLTYSYKDLVTVQLAYSRNYQQYRNKGDHTYDLSSLISKTEVSGSVKLAKKITLNSNTIYTSNQYNGVGIRDFTIWNASAVCRLFKDNSAEIKVSALDILHQNKGLINYGVNNSITQGTVNALRQYFMVTLSYFPRKFGKN; via the coding sequence TTGAAAAAGTATTTATTCTTTTTGTTTTCTTGTTTAAGTACCTTATCGGCTTTCCCGCAGTCCGTTGACACTAGCCATTCAGGTGCCATTAACGGTATCATCTGGGACTCTGCCCACAGTATTGTACTGCGGACTGCAACCGTAGCTATATATGACAATAAGAGTGGAAATCTGATTGCTTACCGGCTTACGAACAATTACGGTGAATTCGAATTGAATAAATTGCCTGTTGGACAATCATTACAGATCATAGCAAGCTTTGTTGGTTACAAAACAAGCAAAAAAGTATTTGAAATCCCCGTCGTTTCCGGACAATTAGCTATTGGGAAAATAAACATGGCAAGAGAGATAAGTCAACTAAAAGAAGTAGTGATAGGTGGCCCTCCTCCACCTATCACTATGAATGGGGATACGCTTGAATTCAATGCTGGTGCCTTCAAATTGGACCCTAACGCACAAACGGAAGATTTGCTAAAGGCACTGCCTGGAATCACTGTATGGTCAGATGGTACTATAACTGTAAATGGGAGAGAAGTAAAGAGTGTGCTTGTCAATGGGAAACCTTTCTTTGGCGGAGATTCACGGGTGGCTACACAAAACATACCCAAAAGTATAGTGGAAAAAGTACAGGTCTATCAACGGGAGAAATCGCCCAACCATCCGTCAGATTCCACCTCAGAGATCAATATAAAACTGAAAAAAGGGAAGGACAGAGGATATTTTGGCAAACTGAGTGGAGGCTATGGTAGTGGCCGGCATTATGAGGGAGATGGCAGTTTGAATATTTTCAATAGCAGAACACAAATAGGAGTGGCCGCTGCTACCAATAATGTAAATAAAGTAGCTGATGATATCAATTTCCTGCTAAGGAACAATACTTTCAAGGGAACAGGAGCGAACGTAGAATATCAATCCAATTTTAACATCGAAGGGCTGAATAAGTACACTTCAGCGGGCGCCATATTGCAACATGATTTTATACCACGTCCGGATTATTACAATAATAACCGCTTGACGGGCACCTATTTCTTTAAACACAACGACCAGCAACTGGAGCAAGAGACCCAAACTACAACCACACTAAACGATAGCAGCTTTTATAGCCAATTGAATATAGTGTCCGGTCATAATACTAAACAGTCGCAAGATGCGAATGTGAAATATGACAGACTGAGAAACGGAAATAATTTAAAGCTTGAAGCAAACTTTAGGAATGAGCGTCTGAACAGTACTTCCGTTACCAGTACCCGGATATTAGATCAGTATGAAAACTACCTGAGCGAATATAAACTTTCACTGAATGATCAGCACCATACAAACGATGTAAGTGTCAGGGCACTCTTTGTACATAAACCACAAAGTTCTGCCGGAACCTGGCTTTCTTTATATGAACTTGATTACAAACTGAATGTAAAGACGGCCGATGAGGAAAATATGTATATATCCGATTACAAAGTAATAAACAACGGAAATCAACATCAAAATTACAACCGACTTTATAACAATAGTGACACGCGTATTCAGAATAATCTGACGTTTAAATTACCGGAATTCGGAACTTTGTTCTTTGGGCATTATAAATTCTTAGGGATCAGTACAGGTTTGCAAAATGAGACTAAAGTTGTTACAGGTCATGCTTCCACTAATGTTAAAGACAAAGACTCGTTGTCTAAGCAATATGCTATCAATGATTATCTTACCAATGGGCGTCATGAAATTAACTATACCGAAAATGCAGCGCTAACATTTATTAAGAAGGTATCTCATGTTCTATCCAACAGATACGAGAAATATTATACGTATGAGCTGGACCTGGGAGTGCAGTATTATAATTTAAATAGTTATTCCGACAAAGCATTTCAGGAGTTTTCCCGATCGTATTTTCATTTTATACCTAAAGTAGATATTTCACTATTCAGCCGGGCATTTGGTGAATTTACCAACAGACTAAATGCAGGTTTTAATACTATATATACTTATCCATCCGTATTGCAATTATCCCCATTAGTAGACAGCATTAACCCCAATTTCGTCATGACGGGAAATATTAATCTGAAGGAGCAGCGGACAGATCAGATAAGTGTCTCATTTAACCACGAAAGTGAAAATGGCAAAAATACTTTTACATATCAGGTCATGGCAGAGGCAGGAACCGCTCGTAATTATTTCGCCAATCAGAGTCTTGTAGATAGCCTGGGGCGCACCATTTATTCTCTGGTGAATGCCAATGGATATCGGTTTGCGGTGCTTGCCGGAGAAATCAGGAAAGCATTTAAATTACAGGATCACCAGATTCAGTTAATTTTTTCGCCTGCAGGTAGAATTAACCATACTCCTGGCAGGGTGAATGGGGACCTTAATTACTATGACAATCTATCGCTGGTATTAACCCCCAATCTGACTTATAGCTACAAGGATCTGGTGACTGTGCAGTTGGCTTATTCGCGAAATTATCAGCAATACAGGAATAAGGGAGATCATACTTATGACCTTTCCAGTCTTATTAGTAAAACAGAAGTCAGCGGTAGCGTTAAACTTGCTAAAAAGATCACCTTAAACAGCAATACCATCTATACCTCAAATCAATATAATGGCGTGGGGATACGGGACTTTACCATTTGGAACGCATCGGCGGTCTGTAGATTGTTTAAAGACAACTCAGCAGAGATAAAAGTTTCTGCTTTAGACATACTACATCAAAATAAAGGCTTAATAAACTACGGGGTCAATAATAGCATTACACAGGGCACCGTTAACGCGTTGCGGCAATACTTTATGGTAACCCTTTCCTATTTTCCAAGAAAGTTTGGCAAAAACTGA
- a CDS encoding putative polyvalent protein kinase domain-containing protein, translating into MPTYREIHPKTKRDKHTCDDLSLLADYLGQLSNLYNDGIYYATWLEFFNSVVIHNLVFPNTAYNFLGFIELKVISLPS; encoded by the coding sequence TTGCCCACCTATCGGGAAATCCACCCGAAAACGAAAAGGGACAAGCATACTTGTGATGATTTGTCCCTCTTAGCGGACTACCTGGGACAACTTTCGAACTTATACAATGATGGAATTTACTACGCTACCTGGCTGGAGTTCTTCAACAGCGTAGTGATTCACAATCTCGTTTTCCCTAATACAGCTTATAACTTTCTTGGATTTATTGAATTGAAGGTGATTTCTTTGCCGTCTTAA
- a CDS encoding glycosyltransferase family protein produces MKYFHYSIFSLAFVIYIITAFNSTGNYHFDEHYQILEFAGLKLGFNEVSDLPWEYNAQIRPTLQPAFCVLLFSVLNSFHLSDPYIQVLCLRIMMAIGYLVTICIFIQSTLSLVDKKFRHAYIFLSYFLWFLPFLNVRFSSESSSGLLFLLATGLLLGRRYPHLLIGFILGLSFICRFQSAFLIIGILAWYLIIQKAKKSDMFSLVAGCILAIGLGVLIDHWYYGYWLFTPVNYFYMNIYKGIASEFGRAPWYFYIIEILMAPNIIIGVILLLSLILLMYYKPQSFLIWVILPFLIAHSVIAHKEDRFLFPLINFIPLLLVLAWQESGIRFNKIYYALAGILLFINFTALIVMSFHPMDAGAKNITQYIHRHYHDQEVKMVFSTYTNPYKRLYAIHLRENFYMDNNVEEVYIKDKILLNGKVLLVLEKDEEDDPDNQRIINKYHLKRITQGMPDWVYKVSHYYNFKSPSMLILYGND; encoded by the coding sequence ATGAAATATTTTCATTATTCTATCTTCTCACTAGCGTTTGTCATCTATATCATTACTGCATTTAATAGTACAGGCAATTACCATTTTGATGAACATTATCAGATACTGGAATTTGCAGGACTTAAACTCGGATTTAATGAGGTGTCGGATTTGCCATGGGAATATAATGCGCAGATTAGACCAACACTACAACCAGCTTTTTGTGTGCTGTTATTTTCCGTATTAAATAGTTTTCATCTGTCTGATCCTTATATTCAGGTATTATGCCTGCGTATCATGATGGCAATAGGTTACCTGGTCACCATCTGCATATTTATCCAAAGCACACTATCATTGGTTGACAAAAAGTTCCGGCATGCCTATATTTTTCTCTCTTATTTTTTATGGTTTCTTCCTTTCCTGAATGTAAGATTTTCTTCTGAAAGTTCTTCGGGGTTACTTTTTCTGTTGGCAACTGGTTTGTTGTTGGGAAGGAGATATCCTCATCTATTGATTGGATTTATTCTGGGTCTAAGTTTCATTTGTCGTTTTCAATCTGCATTTTTAATCATAGGTATTTTGGCATGGTATCTTATCATCCAAAAGGCCAAAAAAAGTGACATGTTTTCTTTGGTAGCGGGTTGCATATTGGCCATTGGGTTGGGAGTACTGATAGATCATTGGTATTATGGTTACTGGCTGTTTACGCCAGTTAACTATTTTTACATGAATATTTACAAGGGTATTGCATCGGAGTTTGGAAGGGCTCCCTGGTATTTTTACATCATTGAAATACTGATGGCACCCAATATAATTATTGGTGTCATACTGCTGTTGAGTCTTATCCTGCTCATGTACTATAAGCCTCAGTCTTTTCTGATATGGGTTATTCTGCCATTCCTGATAGCTCATTCTGTCATTGCCCATAAAGAGGATCGCTTCCTGTTTCCACTGATAAATTTCATACCATTATTACTTGTGTTGGCCTGGCAGGAATCCGGAATTCGATTTAATAAAATATACTATGCTTTGGCTGGCATATTGCTTTTCATAAATTTCACAGCATTAATAGTGATGAGCTTCCACCCGATGGATGCAGGAGCTAAAAATATTACGCAATATATTCATCGCCATTATCATGATCAGGAGGTAAAAATGGTCTTTAGCACTTATACAAATCCTTACAAACGGCTTTACGCTATTCATCTAAGGGAAAATTTCTATATGGATAATAATGTCGAAGAAGTATATATAAAAGATAAGATATTACTCAATGGGAAAGTGTTATTAGTCCTTGAGAAAGATGAGGAGGACGATCCTGATAACCAGAGAATAATCAATAAATATCACCTGAAAAGAATAACACAGGGTATGCCGGACTGGGTATATAAGGTTTCCCATTACTATAATTTCAAAAGTCCGTCTATGTTAATTTTGTATGGAAACGATTAG
- a CDS encoding 6-bladed beta-propeller: MKLPILLLCMYVIMPIAYSQQKLRLDPAEAVGGRVSQYLDTVEYITFEQTPKSIFGQINQLEITDKYYVILDWDTKCVLIFTKAGRFHAKIEGQKLNPQHPNFYNFNLDKTTGILEIPYYEDLYYFDLDGKMIRHEKTSLAANLGLKVKLGGDYNGYYRFEPSMPISAAHDSVGYRLTVTQGKTIIGKYLSYKIGLRYYDSFGSQMHSDFYPIPGNDSSTYFVREFDLSVYLITPHTFGQAYQFVFPAGLGLPLNFVSDTSYESKRMKYLNANRNHVYKIGNFYKQGDYLFFKTILNNYTSPSYLYSLSSQKLILIDKIVSDSSSYFLPLTDAEIGGTDFLNGGIIQFDGNYLYATYASLGLFFQYEVTKNKHPHYPPRLLSYFKNKRNQKGNPVLVKFKFKQGL; encoded by the coding sequence ATGAAATTACCCATATTACTGCTATGTATGTATGTTATAATGCCGATAGCTTACAGCCAGCAAAAGCTTAGATTAGACCCGGCTGAAGCAGTCGGAGGCAGGGTGTCTCAGTATCTCGACACTGTTGAATATATTACCTTTGAGCAAACGCCCAAAAGTATTTTTGGCCAGATTAATCAACTTGAGATCACCGATAAATATTACGTCATCCTTGACTGGGATACTAAATGCGTTTTGATATTTACTAAAGCTGGCCGGTTTCATGCTAAAATAGAGGGACAAAAGTTAAATCCCCAACATCCAAATTTTTACAACTTTAATCTCGACAAAACCACCGGCATTCTGGAAATCCCCTATTATGAGGACCTGTATTACTTCGATCTGGACGGCAAGATGATCAGGCACGAGAAAACATCCCTGGCAGCTAATCTGGGTCTCAAAGTTAAACTGGGAGGCGATTATAACGGGTATTACCGCTTCGAACCATCAATGCCCATATCAGCAGCACATGACAGTGTTGGATATCGTTTAACAGTTACTCAGGGGAAGACCATCATTGGTAAATATCTGTCTTATAAAATAGGACTAAGATATTATGACTCTTTCGGATCACAAATGCATAGCGATTTTTATCCAATACCCGGAAATGATAGCAGCACATATTTCGTCAGAGAGTTTGATCTGTCCGTTTATTTAATTACTCCGCATACATTTGGTCAGGCATATCAGTTTGTTTTTCCGGCCGGCTTGGGCTTGCCATTGAATTTTGTATCGGATACTTCCTATGAAAGTAAAAGGATGAAGTATTTAAATGCCAATAGAAATCACGTTTATAAAATTGGAAATTTTTATAAGCAGGGAGATTATCTGTTCTTTAAAACAATATTGAATAATTATACAAGCCCATCGTACCTGTATAGTTTATCTTCTCAAAAACTTATTCTTATTGATAAAATTGTTTCTGATAGTTCCAGTTATTTTTTACCCCTTACAGATGCAGAGATTGGTGGTACAGATTTTCTGAATGGAGGTATTATTCAATTTGACGGTAACTATTTGTATGCTACTTATGCCTCATTAGGTCTCTTCTTTCAGTATGAGGTTACCAAAAACAAACACCCTCACTATCCGCCGAGACTTCTTTCCTACTTTAAAAATAAAAGGAATCAAAAGGGGAATCCGGTGCTGGTTAAATTTAAATTTAAACAAGGATTGTAA